One region of Miscanthus floridulus cultivar M001 chromosome 19, ASM1932011v1, whole genome shotgun sequence genomic DNA includes:
- the LOC136529440 gene encoding homeobox protein ATH1-like, with the protein MTGSNASYQQLGVDAMMSSCFVSGDRSSDISADAAAPLFHVPEYTPHGGSGSSFGFVGEPAADVAAASSFSADASSVLLAGQLLRATALQSVSPEETTYGGAYGVTGGGSYGPSPWDVTVAHAPMMATKQLIVAGEPAEGGWIHESSYYYCPTTWFSGDAFRDPPFAGAVAAASELSLRLRAGSSPTTAGAVSVSLPDQSSEVSCSGLTHGSSSAGPGLFQPPCGAGAGQVARPGPMHFSQVLSRWSGYADIAQQALDEFVACLLQDVAGFAGLAGGSEASCPLPSWSCSKSKTTSSNPNPSMFLGSEEQYHKLKNDLQKLLQIMDQRCKQCMDEIQSAASKYGSLVRPGGGALSAPFAHRAVSAMHRRLRARITGDIAAATRRGDQPSSSTSLSLADRERSWESAFIQKHWALRQLRRGDQQSWRPQRGLPEKSVAVLKAWMFENFLRPYPKDNEKEMLAARSGLSRSQVSNWFINARVRLWKPMIEEMYEDLKKASGGMEGV; encoded by the exons ATGACCGGCAGCAACGCGTCTTATCAGCAACTGGGAGTCGACGCCATGATGAGCAGCTGCTTCGTCAGCGGTGATCGCAGTAGTGATATCAGCGCCGACGCCGCAGCACCCCTCTTCCACGTCCCGGAGTACACGCCGcacggtggcagcggcagcagcttTGGGTTTGTTGGCGAACCAGCAGCGGACGTCGCCGCCGCCTCGAGCTTCTCGGCGGATGCAAGCTCGGTGCTGCTCGCCGGCCAGCTGCTCCGTGCCACCGCTCTGCAGAGCGTGTCGCCGGAGGAGACGACGTACGGTGGTGCCTACGGCGTCACCGGCGGCGGGTCGTACGGCCCGTCGCCTTGGGACGTCACCGTTGCTCACGCGCCCATGATGGCGACCAAGCAGCTTATCGTCGCTGGAGAGCCGGCGGAAGGCGGCTGGATCCACGAGTCTTCGTACTACTACTGCCCGACGACGTGGTTCTCTGGCGACGCCTTCCGGGACCCGCCGTTCGCTggggccgtggcggcggcgagcgagTTGTCGCTCAGGCTGCGCGCTGGGTCCTCGCCGACGACGGCAGGTGCTGTGAGCGTGAGCCTGCCGGATCAGTCCTCGGAGGTGAGCTGCTCCGGCTTGACACATGGGAGTAGCAGCGCCGGCCCCGGCCTGTTCCAGCCTCCttgcggagccggagccggacagGTGGCGCGTCCGGGCCCCATGCACTTCTCGCAGGTCCTGTCGCGGTGGTCCGGGTACGCGGACATCGCGCAGCAGGCGTTGGACGAGTTCGTCGCCTGCCTGCTGCAAGACGTGGCCGGGTTCGCCGGCTTGGCCGGTGGCAGTGAGGCGAGCTGCCCGCTGCCATCGTGGAGCTGCTCCAAGTCCAAGACGACGTCATCCAACCCGAACCCGTCGATGTTTCTTGGCTCGGAGGAGCAATACCATAAGCTCAAGAACGATCTCCAGAAACTGTTACAGATA ATGGACCAACGGTGCAAGCAATGCATGGACGAGATCCAGAGCGCGGCGTCCAAGTACGGCAGCCTGGTGCGCCCGGGCGGCGGTGCGCTCTCGGCGCCGTTCGCGCACCGCGCGGTGTCAGCGATGCACCGGAGGCTCAGGGCACGGATCACTGGCGATATCGCGGCGGCCACGCGGAGAGGTGATCAgccgtcgtcgtcgacgtcgctGTCGCTGGCCGACAGGGAGCGCAGCTGGGAGTCGGCCTTCATCCAGAAGCACTGGGCGCTGCGGCAGCTCAGGCGCGGCGACCAGCAGTCGTGGCGGCCGCAGCGCGGACTGCCGGAGAAGTCCGTGGCCGTGCTCAAAGCCTGGATGTTCGAGAACTTCCTCCGCCC GTACCCGAAAGACAACGAGAAGGAGATGTTAGCAGCGAGGAGCGGCCTGAGCAGGAGCCAG GTCTCCAACTGGTTCATCAACGCCCGCGTTCGGCTGTGGAAGCCGATGATAGAGGAGATGTACGAGGATCTCAAGAAGGCCTCCGGAGGAATGGAGGGTGTGTGA